The Drosophila innubila isolate TH190305 chromosome 2R unlocalized genomic scaffold, UK_Dinn_1.0 1_C_2R, whole genome shotgun sequence DNA window GCTATAAACGTAACGCTTTTGATATCGTCTGTGAGGTTGCCATTGCGAAAAACTGATATGCCCAAGTGCAGTGGATAGCCAATGGTTATTAACAGATGTTACACTACATTAAAGGCAATGTATACTTTCTTCCAGGTCACCTGGTCATGGGTAAGACCATGTATCTTCCAGACAGCGCAGTGACTTCTGAAGAAATTCCGGCTGTCGATTACCATGTCGTTGTCCTGCAGGCTCTGCTCTACTGTTGtctgaatttttaataatttttttttatatgatatagcttcATGTgtaatatgaaataattaatatataattggtTAAGTGTcgcattaataattaaaatgttatatttttaagtgcaATATGCCTCGACCAACTGAATTTCTTACGTTATTTATAAACACTGTATAAAACcgagttttaaattaaataactgaaGTGTTGGGCAGATCCCAGTCTACACTTACAATGTGGAAACACTGGAAACTAATTAGAAAATTGTGGTTTtcatcgatatatcgatacgTTCAATTGCAAGTGTCATCAGCAGTAACGATGGGAACATGAAATCGAGCAGCGCTGCCACTTTGTGAccatacatactatatttgacggatatttttagtttattctattctatttgtATTAAGCCTTAActattacaattatattttaacagcTGATAATGTGAGTCCATGACGGAAGCTTAAGCTGAACTGCTGAGCTGGGAGATCGCTCGTGGAGCCATCTCTTGCTTTGTAGGATGCGTCGTTGCCAGATCGAGCGGTTGCTGCTTAAATGGCAACGCCACATATGTTAACCAATGAAGCACTGCCAACTTTAACCAAAATGTGAGGGCAAAAAACTAGGGCTgtcgaatatttttaaaacatcgTATTGATAATATATGTTGTTctcaaaacatattaaaattatgttttcctacaaaaaacaatacagcttttaatttaaatcgaattttaaTAGCACGGCAGCTGCCAGATAATTTCGTAcattgtatattatataagataagcataataaatatataattaactatatagTAATAATTGCAGCGAATACGGCTGGACTGTTTATTGATTCGTGTGTTAATTTACAcactacttttgcatttgTAGTAAGATTGTAAAAAGGGAGTAGGCGAATTTGAgggtagagaaaaatgtagcAACATGAATGCGTAACATTCCACCTGCCATGGGTGTGTTCTGTTTCAAAGAGCACTCCACAAAAAgcatcagtttttttttaaagctgcgACTCTGTGTAGTCCAATTGCAACTGAAGGCCGCATAGTGAAGTTTTCCAAACCAGAACTCAGTGTCCGTTCCATAGTAACAGGTGGGAAAGATTTGAAAAGGAACACCCATTGAATAGAATAGGAAGTAAGAGCGACCCATTGGGTCTGTAACGAAAAAGAGAAACGCCGCAATGCTAATGCAGACATTCATGGCAGTCACTGTGAATTGAATGAGCATGGGCAATGAGAAGAGGGATTCCATGGTCTTAAATAGTCTGCAAAATGATGAATCTATTAGAACATTAAGGTACAAACATAAACGGATTTTCCACTCACTGTAGTAAGCATTTGTGATCAGTTATGCAGGCCTCCAGTTGATTTTGAGCCTCGGCATCTCCACGGTCATTCAATCCGATTTGTTCAAAGCGTGCGTAGAGTATCTGGATATGAGCTGAAATCAGACACAATATCATGGCAGGATAAGAGTCGAATGCAAAGTTCTGTATCAGGTGATAAGCAATTCCAACAAGCTGATAGACGTGAGCAATGTAAAAGTTTCGCGTGGAATTACGCCAATCAAATGGAAACCAGGCAGGATACATAAGTCCGCGCTTATCCTGAAATGCAAACGACAACTCGGCAAAAATACCAACTGTCATATAGATACCGATAAATCCATAGAGAATGTTTCTCAACTGAGTTCTCAAATTTATGTAGATATTTGTTTCTTCCTTTCCACTGACGCGTGAGTCTAAAAGGTTCAGCATTTGCTCCATTTGATGTATCTTGTAGAAGTTGAAGGCGTATACCAAGGATTTCAGAGTGCCAGCAAAACAGACGGCAAATGTCGTTAGGTTCTTAATATCATCTGTAAAATTGTCGTTGtggaaaattgacattcccaGATGAAATGAATATCCAACATTGAATGCCAGATGCAACAACACAATGTAGACGATAAGCAATGGTCTCCAAATTACATAGTTGGAGCCATATCCAAGCGAGTTCCAGATTATCCAATGGACATTGAAATAAGTCAAGCTGTTTGTTTCCATGGCGTTGTCTTCGGCGTTCCGATTTCGATTGAACTGTCCCTCGATGAgtcttcatatttatttagttaaaaattgttttataaatagctCTTGTaattatatcaattaaatttgactgCATGACCTCATGCATTATTGACACTGTAATTTATAAGGTATCTACAGACTAAATGTTAGTTAGCTGATTAAATTAGGTCTCATTGGTTTATCTcctacttttaattttattgcttgaATTCAATGGTCGCAAATAACAAtccacaaatattttcaatgcgGTCTGTTCACctcaaaaacagaaataattcaatttccaCTTTACCGAACACATTTTATTGCTTGTTAGCTAATTTGGATTTTgtgttaaataaaacaacataGAATTACATAGGACCACAACGAAGCTAGttagcatatttatttattattttatatctgCTTACATTGTCGATAActataattgcaaaataaagctgaacaattattattgataGGAATATAATTACTTTAGATTTTACCATAGCAACTAGTAAagatgtaatatttatttaacttatagTGCTACA harbors:
- the LOC117783764 gene encoding odorant receptor 59a-like → METNSLTYFNVHWIIWNSLGYGSNYVIWRPLLIVYIVLLHLAFNVGYSFHLGMSIFHNDNFTDDIKNLTTFAVCFAGTLKSLVYAFNFYKIHQMEQMLNLLDSRVSGKEETNIYINLRTQLRNILYGFIGIYMTVGIFAELSFAFQDKRGLMYPAWFPFDWRNSTRNFYIAHVYQLVGIAYHLIQNFAFDSYPAMILCLISAHIQILYARFEQIGLNDRGDAEAQNQLEACITDHKCLLQLFKTMESLFSLPMLIQFTVTAMNVCISIAAFLFFVTDPMGRSYFLFYSMGVPFQIFPTCYYGTDTEFWFGKLHYAAFSCNWTTQSRSFKKKLMLFVECSLKQNTPMAGGMLRIHVATFFSTLKFAYSLFTILLQMQK